The Leptospira sp. WS60.C2 genome includes the window AGATTTCTAAAAGACTTCTTTTATTTTACAAAAACAACTCACTTTCACAGTGGTGAGTTGTTTTTATGTTTCATTCGAACTAACACCTCATAGTGATGGGTTCTTGGAAAAAAATCAAATAAGTACATGGCATCCATTTCATAGCCAATCGAATCAAATAAACTTACATCCCTTCGTAAAGTACTTGGATTACAACTTGAGTAGATGATACTGCTTGGTTTCAGTTCAGAAGCCGAATCCATGATTCCTTTCGAAAGTCCAGCTCTCGGAGGGTTCACGAGCCAAATCGGATACTTAGCAAAATCAGCAGATAAAGGTCTTTGGTATAAATCCTTTGTTTCATATTGAAATGATTGGATCCCATTCGCTTTTGCATTCTTCTTGGCATACAAAATACTTTTATCATGAGACTCTATCCCATACAGGGAAGCTATTTTCTCTCGGAGTGTAATCCCAATCGTACCACATCCACAAAAAAGTTCCAATACATGAGCTTTTTCTGGAAGAAGTGATTGTATTGTTTTAAGCCAAGGTTCTATCAAGAATTGATTGATCTGGAAAAAACCCCGAGACGGAACTTTTAACTGAGTGTTCATTAGAGTGATCTGAGTCTCTTCTCTATCATACGAAACGACATTCTCACCGGAAAGTCTGAGAAATAGGGAATTGTCTTTTTTTCGACTAGGATGTTTGGATGGAAACGGTAATTTCTGATTTTTGGGAGTTTTGAGGTTTGATTTCCATTCATTGGATTTTGGAGCTAACAAACGTTTATTGACATTTTTGCAAACGATAGAAGATTCCGAAATGATCCGATGCGAATTTTTGGCAAAAAGACCTAATTGATTTCCATCGACTTGCCATTGGACATTGTTTCTGTATCCTTCTTCTGGACCAAAGATGACCTCTAGTTTGCCTTTCCGATCAGGAAACATCGATTCTAGAAGATGGCGTTTCAGTTTTAGCTCTTCTTCGTATGTGATGTGACGATAACTGCAACCACCACATTCGTTTGAAACAGGACAATTTGATGGTATTCTCAGTGAAGATGCTTCCACGACGGAATGAACATAGCCATACCATTCTTTGGATCCTTGTTTCGTAAGTGTTATGTCTACCAACTCACCTGGAATTCCACCTTCGACAAACACGGCATGGCCATCCGCATGGGCTAAACAATATCCGCCATTCACCCACTTTTCTAATTTTATCCGCAACTTTTCCATTCTTCTAGACCATTCATTGAATATTCATTTGACACTGCACTCGCATTTAACATAACGGATAGGTACTCTTGGAGAAGTGGCTGAGTGGTCTAAAGCAGCGGTCTTGAAAACCGTCGTGGTAATCCCACCGTGGGTTCGAATCCTACCTTCTCCGAGTCGCTGGAGACGTGCCTGAGTGGCCGAAAGGAGCGGTTTGCTAAACCGTCGTACGAGCAATCGTACCCAGGGTTCGAATCCCTGCGTCTCCGATGATACCGCCATGAAAATCACCCAAATCAAAGATCAATTGTTAAAAACAAAAGCCTACCTTCTGACTGATGAAGCGGCGAAAATATTTGCAGTATTGCCCCTTTATTTCT containing:
- a CDS encoding class I SAM-dependent RNA methyltransferase → MEKLRIKLEKWVNGGYCLAHADGHAVFVEGGIPGELVDITLTKQGSKEWYGYVHSVVEASSLRIPSNCPVSNECGGCSYRHITYEEELKLKRHLLESMFPDRKGKLEVIFGPEEGYRNNVQWQVDGNQLGLFAKNSHRIISESSIVCKNVNKRLLAPKSNEWKSNLKTPKNQKLPFPSKHPSRKKDNSLFLRLSGENVVSYDREETQITLMNTQLKVPSRGFFQINQFLIEPWLKTIQSLLPEKAHVLELFCGCGTIGITLREKIASLYGIESHDKSILYAKKNAKANGIQSFQYETKDLYQRPLSADFAKYPIWLVNPPRAGLSKGIMDSASELKPSSIIYSSCNPSTLRRDVSLFDSIGYEMDAMYLFDFFPRTHHYEVLVRMKHKNNSPL